One region of Peromyscus eremicus chromosome 4, PerEre_H2_v1, whole genome shotgun sequence genomic DNA includes:
- the Ppp1r3d gene encoding protein phosphatase 1 regulatory subunit 3D: MSRGPGSAPMPPTPGLRKPAPRSLSCLSELDPQPCRPPGCDPRLQPIIQRRARSLPSSPERRAKAVGAPGAACRAGCNRQLRVRFADALGLELTQVKVFNAGDDPSVPLHVLSRLSINSDLCCSSQELEFKLQCLVPDFPPPIEAPGFGDRLARQLVCLERVTCSDLGISGTVRVCNVAFEKQVAVRYTFSGWRSEHEAVARWRGPAGAEGTEDIFAFGFPVPPFLLELGSHVLFALRYRVAGAEYWDNNDGRDYSLTCRSHALHMPRGECEESWIHFI, from the coding sequence ATGTCAAGAGGTCCTGGCTCTGCCCCGATGCCCCCAACCCCGGGTTTACGGAAACCGGCGCCACGGAGCCTCAGTTGCCTCTCGGAGCTGGATCCGCAACCCTGCAGACCCCCAGGCTGCGACCCTCGGCTGCAGCCCATCATCCAGCGGCGCGCGCGCTCGCTGCCCAGCTCCCCCGAGCGCCGTGCCAAGGCTGTGGGAGCTCCGGGCGCTGCGTGCCGAGCCGGCTGCAACCGGCAGCTCCGTGTGCGCTTCGCTGACGCCTTGGGCCTGGAGCTGACGCAGGTCAAGGTGTTTAACGCAGGGGACGACCCGTCTGTGCCGCTGCACGTGCTGTCGCGCCTGTCCATCAACTCGGACCTGTGCTGCAGCAGCCAGGAGCTGGAATTCAAGCTGCAGTGCCTAGTTCCCGACTTCCCACCGCCCATCGAAGCCCCGGGCTTCGGAGATCGCCTGGCACGGCAGCTCGTGTGCCTGGAACGTGTCACCTGTTCGGACCTGGGCATCAGCGGCACAGTGCGCGTGTGCAACGTGGCCTTCGAGAAGCAGGTGGCAGTACGCTACACCTTCTCTGGCTGGCGCAGTGAGCATGAGGCTGTGGCTCGCTGGAGAGGGCCTGCGGGTGCCGAGGGGACTGAGGACATCTTCGCCTTCGGCTTTCCAGTGCCACCCTTCCTCCTGGAGCTCGGCTCCCACGTGCTCTTCGCACTGCGCTACCGTGTGGCTGGCGCTGAGTACTGGGACAACAACGATGGTCGCGACTATAGCCTTACTTGTCGTAGTCATGCCCTGCACATGCCGCGCGGGGAGTGCGAAGAAAGCTGGATCCACTTCATCTGA